GTCGCGGTCCAACCACACCCGCTGCTCCAGCTTGTCGGCCGCGGCCTTGATGCGCAGGTGCTCCTTGAGCCGCTCCACCAGGTCGGTGCGGGGGTCGTCCTCCTGCTCGTCCTCGCTGGAGTCGTAGGAAGGCAGGAGCATCCGGCTCTTGATGTGCAGCAGGGTGGCGGCCATGACCAGAAAGTCGCCGGCCACCCCGATGGACAGATCGCGCATCAGGTCCAGGTACTCCAGGTACTGATGGGTGATCAGGGCCACCGGGATGTCGTAGATGTCCACCTCGTTCTTGCGGATGAGGTGCAACAGAAGGTCCAGGGGACCTTCGAAGATTTCTAGTTTGACGGCTACATCCATGCCCGGCCCACCTCTTTAGTAGGGCAACAACAGGTTTAGCACGGAATGGGCCGGATAGAGAACCAGGATGCTGATGAGGTCCGGCATCCCCGGCAACCAGCGGGGCAAGAAGATCAGGGCCAGCAGGATGACGAAGCCGTAGCGGCTTAGCTCCTGGTAGCGCATCGCCGCCCGGGGGCTGAGGAGCCCGGCCAGGATGCCCGAGCCGTCCAGGGGCGGCAGGGGGATCAGGTTGAAAAAGGCCAGGATCACGTTGACCGTGACCCCGGTGAGGAACATCTGGGCCAGGAACCACTTCCAGGTGGCGTAGCCCGCGAAGACCCCGCTGCTAACCAGGAAGTAGAGCACCACCGCGATGACGATGGCGAACAGGATGTTGCTCACCGGCCCGGCGGCCGAGATCCAGATCATGTCGCGGCGGGGATCGCGCAAGCGGCGTCCGTCCACGGGCACCGGCTTGGCCCAGCCGAAGCCCGCCCCGAACCAGGCGGTGACGAAGAACACCAGGGTGCCGGCCGGGTCCAGATGGCGCAGGGGGTTTAGGCTCAGGCGGCCGCGCATCTTGGCGGTGCCGTCGCCCCGAAGCCAGGCCACCAGGGCGTGGGAGGCCTCGTGCACCGTGAGGGCCATGAGGATGGGCGGGGCCAATACGGCCACCTTGATGAGGAAATCGGTTATGCCACCCATTACGCCGTCGACTCCTCCGGAGAAAATTCGCTATGCACCAACTGAACCTCCTGCTCCTTGGTGAGCACTTCGCCGTCCAGGCGGGCCGCCTGCACCCGGTCCAAGATGCGCTTGAACAAGGGGCCGGGCCTGAAGCCCATGGCCTTCAAGTCGTCGCCGCCCAGCTCGGGCCGCACCCGGGCCAGGCTGGTCAGATATTGGCTCACCGCCCGCTTGGCCCACTGGCGGGTGGCTTTGGCCATGATGAACAACTGATACTCCGGGGCCAGGGGATGCAGCCGGAAGTATATCTCCGAGGCGCAGGGTTTCTTGCGCTGCAACAGGTTGAGCGATTGCAGGGCCCGTTGCAGCTCGGCCTCCATCTCCTCGCGCTGCTTGGGCGAAAAGCCCAAACGGCGGCCCAGGGCCTGGCGCTGATCCGCTTCCAGGCAGTCGCCCAGGCCCAGGTAGTATACCAGCCATTGGCTGACCGGCTGGTCCAGGAAGGAAAGGCGGTGCCAGGCCAGGGCCTCTTCCAGGTCCTCCAGCAGCTCCTCATCTTTGGGCAAGATCTTCAGCTCGGGGTTGAACACGTACAGGAGCTTGAGCTCCCGAAGGCGGCGCAGGCAGTCCACGGCCCGCTCTTCCTCCAGCATCTGGCGGAACTCGCCGAAGAGCCGCCTGCCGGAGAGGCGCTTGAAGGCCTGAATCTTGTTGGCGTTCTTGATCAGCCCCTCGGTGAGCTTGCCGATGCGGAAGCCGAAGCGCTGCTCAAAGCGCACCGCCCGGAACACGCGGGTGGGGTCTTCCACAAAGGAAAGGTTGTGCAGCACCCGCACCGCCTTTTCCTTGATATCGCGCAAGCCGTCGAAGAAGTCCACCAACTGGCCGAAGCCCTCGGGGTTGAGCACCACGGCCAGGGTGTTGATGGTGAAGTCACGGCGGTAAAGGTCCAGCTTGAGGCTGGACATCTCCACCACCGGCAGGGCGGCCGGGGAGTCGTAGTACTCCAGGCGGGCGGTGGCCACGTCCATGCTCAGGCCGGACTCGAAGGTGAGGTTGGCGGTGTTGAACTTCTTGTGGGTGCGCACCTTGACCCCGGGGTGCAGCTCGCCGTAGCGGCGGGCAAAGGCGATGCCGTCGCCCTCCACCACGATGTCCAGGTCCAGGTTCTCCCGCCGGAGGAACAGATCGCGCACCGAGCCGCCCACCAGATAGGTCTTGAACTCCAGGTCCCGGGCCACCGAGCCCATCTCCTTGAGGATATTCATGACCCGCCGGGGCAGGCGCTCGCCCATGAGGCTCTTGATGTTCTTGTTGCGCACCGGGCGGGGGGCCTCGTGGCGCTCGGTGATCAGCGGGTTTTCGATCAAGGTGTTAAGCAGGTCGGTGCGGGTGATCACCCCCAGGAGCTTGGGGCCGTCCATCACCGGCACCAGGCGCATGCGGCGCTCCACCACCGCCTCTTCCACCTCCACCAGGGTGGCGTTGGGCGAGAGCACCTCCACGCCCGGGGTCATGTACTCCACCACCGAGAGATCGCCCAGGCCGTGGAACACCGCCTTTTCCACGGTCATGCGGGTGATGATGCCCCGCACCTCGCCCCCGCCGCTCACCGGCATGACGTTGACGTTGTAGCGGGTGAGCACCTGCTCCGCCTCCTTGAGGGTGGTCTCGGGCGGCACGGTGATCACTGGGCTGGTCATCAGGTCCTTGGCCAGGATGGTGGGGTTGATGGAGCTGAGCAAGAGGCTCTTGAGCCGCTCGCCAGCCTCCACCAGGGTCATGTCTTTGAGGGTGGCGCTGGCCGCGCTGGGGTGGCCGCCGCCGCCCATGGCCGAGGCGATGGTCCCGGCGTCCACCTCGGGCAGGCGGGAGCGGGCCACCAGGTAGATGCGCCCCTCCATGCGGGCCAGGGCGAACAGGGCGTCCAGGTTCTCCATGTCCATGAATTTGTGCACCAGCACCGCGAACTCGGGCACGTAGGTATCGCGGCTCACCTGGCTGACCACGATGGAGATCCCGCCCACGTTCACCGTCTCGGCCGCCTCGATGAGGTCGTGCAACAGGCCCACTTCGTCGGCGCTGAGCTCCCGGGTGATGAGGTCGGAGATCACGTTGAGCATGGCCCCCTGGCTGACCAGCCAGGCGGCGGCCTCGAAATCGGCCGGGGTGGCCGAGACGAAGTGGAAGGAGCCGGTGTCCTCGTAGATGCCCAGGGCCAGAATGGTGGCCTCGTCCTCGCTGAGGGCGATGCCCTCCTTGCGCAGCAGCTTGGTCATGATGGTCACCGTGGACCCCACCATTTCCACGATCTGCAAATCGGCCTGAACGTCGTTGTCCGAGTCCGGGTGATGGTCGTAGGCGATCACCTCCACCTCGGGTTCGTCGGCCAGGCGGGCCAGCTCGCCGATGCGGTCCTTTTGGCGGTTGTCCACCAGGATCAGGCGGCCCACCCGCTCAAAGGGCACCTGCTTGATCTTCACGAAGTTGTAGAGAAAGCTCACCGACTCCACGAAGAAGTTGCGCAGATTGCGCTCCTGGGCCCCGGGGAAGACCAGCATGGCCTCGGGGTAGAGCTTGGCCGCGGCCAGCATGGAGGCCAGGGCGTCGTAGTCCGCATTGACGTGGGTGGTGATCACTTCCAGGTCGCGGGGCGGTTTTTTCTGGGTGTCGCTCACTAGGGGCTAGCCTCGCGGGTGGAAGCGGTGGTGCACCTGGACCAGCCGCTTGGTGGTGACGTGGGTGTAGACCTGGGTGGTGCCGATGTCCGCGTGGCCCAGCATGAGCTGCACCGAGCGCAGGTCGGCCCCGCCCTCCAGCAGATGGGTGGCAAAGGTATGCCTGAGGGTGTGGGGGGTCACCGGGCCGGTGACGTTCGCCAGCTTGTAGTACTTGGTGACGATCTTCCACACTCCCATGCGGCTTAAGCGGCCGCCCCGGTTGTTGAGGAATATCTCCTCTTGCCGCCGGCCCTTGAGCAGGCGCTGGCGCGCTCCCTCCAGATACTCGGTGAGCACCTTGAGGGCCGTCTCGTGCACCGGCACCAGACGCTCCTTGTCGCCCTTGCCCCGCACCAACAGGCAGCCGATCTGAAACTGCACGTCGCCCACTCCGATGCCCAGCACCTCGCTGACCCGAAGCCCGGCCGCGTACATCAGCTCCAGCATGGCCCGGTCGCGCGCCCCCAGGTCGGTCTTGGGGTCGGGCGCGGCCAGGAGGCGCTCCACTTCCTCGCGCGAGAGGAAGTAGGGCAGGCCGCCGGGCAGGCGCGGGCCGCTGAGCCCGGCCAGGGGGTCGGCCCCCAGCTCCTGGCGCTTTTGCAGATAAGCCACCAGCCCGCGCAGGGCCGAGAGCCGCCGGGCCCGGGTGCGCGGGGCCAGGCCCTTTTTGGCGGCCTGGGCCAGGTAGCCCACCAGATGCAGGGGCTCCACCTTGTCCCAGGCGTTCAGATCCTGCGCCAGAAGATAGCCGGTGATGTCGTGCAGGTCCTCGGCATAGGCTTGCACCGTGTTGGGGCTCATGCCCCGCTCGGCGGCCAGGTGCTCCAGATAGCGGTCCACCGCCTGGTGCAGGGCCGGGATCGGAGCATCAGGGTTGGAGGTCATAATAGCGGTCCAGGCTCCCCAGGCGGCGGCAGCCGTCCTCGGTGAGCAGCACCATGTCCTCCAGGCGCACCCCGCCGTAGCCCGGCAAATAGATGCCCGGCTCGATGGTGAAAACCATGCTTTCTTCCAAGATGTCGTCGGCCCGGGGGCCCACCCGGGGCTCCTCGTGGGTGGCCAGGCCCACCCCGTGGCCCAGGGAATGACCGAAGCGGGAGCCGTAGCCCGCCTCGGCGATGACCTGGCGGGCGATCTCGTCGGCTTCGTTGCCGGTATAGCCGGGCATGATCTCGGCGGTGGCCTGGTTCTTGGCCGCCAGGGTGATGGCGTAGATCTCCTTGAAACGCTCGTCCGCCGCCTCCAGGCCGCCGGCCACCACGGTGCGCGAGATGTCCGAGCAGTAGCCGTTCAGGCGCGCGCCCACGTCGAAGACCACCGGGTCGCCGCGCTCTATGATGCGCTCGCCGCTCTCGGCGTGGGGCTCGGCCCCGTTGGGCCCGGAGGCCACGGTGGGCGGGAAGGCCACGCCCTGGGCCCCGGCGTCCTCCACCGCGCGGGCGATGGCCAGAGCCAGATCGCGCTCCCGCTTGCCCACGATGTCCGTGGCCAACACGCCGTCCAGCACCTTTTCCATGAGGGCCAGGCTGGCGGCCAAGGCCTCTATTTCAGCGGAGTTTTTGCGCACCCGCCATTGGGCGACCAGGCCCTCGGTGGGCACCATCTCCACCCCGTCCAGCTTGGTCTCGATGCGCCGCCGCCAAAGGTCGAGCATGGCCTCGGACTCGTAGGCCAGGGTCTTTACCCCTAGCTCGGGCAGCACCGCGCCCAAGAGCAGGGGCAGGCCCTGCTGGTAGATTATGGTCTCGAAATAGGTGGCCTGGGCCCGCGCGGTTAGCTCGTAGCGGAAGTCGGTGAGCAGCAGGGCGGCGTTCTGGCTGATCAAAAGCGAGCCCGAGCTTTCGCCCCATTGGCCGTCTTCGGCGGCAAACCCGCTGAGATAGCGGCGGTTGGCCGGCAAAGTGACGAGCACGGCGTCCAGGCCCTCTTGGGCCAGGAAGGCGCGCAGCTTGGCCAGGCGGGTTTTAATCATGGTTTCGCTCCGGGCTCTTTGGCGATTTATACAGCCTGAATAAGATTTTATAGCATCGGGCCCCCAGCCTGGCAAGGGCGGCTCCGGCTTGCCAGGCCGCCCCGAGCTGGGGTATTAAATAACAACTTTGCCTTGATGGGGGAGCCTTTGCAACCAGTCCAACGAGTAGCCCTGGCCGCCGCCACGGACCTGGCAGCCTTTCTGGGCGGGGAGGCCGCGGCGCCCCGCCCCCGGGTGGCCCAGCGGGCGCGGCCCCTGCCGCCCATGGAAAGCCTGGCCCCGGAGCAGCGCCAGGCCCTCAGGCAATTGGCCTCGGCGGTGGTGGAACTGGTGCTCTCCCTGGCGGGCAAGCGCCTGGCCCTGGGCGAGGCCGAGACCGCGGTGCGCCGCGAGGTGCACAAGCGGCTCATGGCCAACCCTGTCCTGGAGCGGGCCGTGGCCGCGCGCATGGAAGCGGCATTGCCCGGGCTGATGAACCTGGAGCGCCTAGCCGCCCTGGCCGGGGAGGGGATGAACGCCCCGGCCCTGGCCGCCCTGGAGCCCGGCGAGGCTCTGGTGGGCTCCTCGCCCGCCTTTGCCAAGGTTCTGGAGGACTTGGCCCTGGTGGCCGGGACCGATTTTCCGGTGCTGATAACCGGGGAGAGCGGCACGGGCAAGGAGCTGATGGCCCGGCGGCTGCACCGCCTGAGCCCCCGTCGGGAGGGTCCCCTGGTGGTGGTGAACTGCGCGGCCCTTCCGCCCAATTTGCTGGAGAGTGAGCTGTTCGGCCACGAGAAGGGGGCCTTCACCGGAGCGCATGAGGCCCGGCCGGGCTATGTGCGCTCGGCGGCCGGGGGCACCCTGTTCTTGGACGAGATCGGCGAGGCCCCTGCCGAGGTGCAGGTGCGCCTGCTGCGGGTATTGGAGAGCCGGGCGGTCACTCCGGTGGGCGGCGGTCGCGAGCTGCCCGTGGACTTTCGTTTGGTGGCGGCCACCCACCGCGACCTGGGCGCGGCGGCTGAGCGCGGCGAGTTCAACCAGGCCTTGCTCTACCGCATCCAGGTGGTGCCCCTGGACCTGCCGCCGCTCCGAGCGCGGCAGGGGGACCTGGACCCGCTCATCGACCATTTTCTAGCCCAGGCCTGCTCTTTGACCGGGCGGCGGGTGAGCCTGTCGTCCGAGGCCCGGGAACTCATGAAGGCTTACGCCTGGCCGGGCAACGTGCGCGAGCTGATCAACCTGGTGCAGCGCCTGGTGGTGCTCTGCCGGGGCGAGGAGATCACCTCGGCCTCGCTGCCGCCCCATCTCTGCGGCGGCCAGGGCGACGAGGCCCGCTGGCTGAAGGCCTTGGCGGATGTGGAAGGCATCGCCGAGGCGCGCAAAGCCCCCTTGGCCGGGGTGTTGGCCCGCTGGCAGGGCCGCGAGCTGGCCAACCAGGACTTGCGCTCCGAGCTGGGCTGCTCCGACTCCACGGCCAAGAACATCCTGGCCGCCCTGGCCGCGGCGGGATTGGCCCAGGCCAGCGGCCAGCGGGGAGGGCGGCGCTATTGCCTGGAAGAGCCTCCCGGAGCCTGACCCCTGGAGCGCGGGGCCGCCAACGGCTATAGTAAGATACGTACCCGGCGACGACCGCCGGTGAGGAGAAAAAATCATGGCGCTAAAGGGACGCATAGGCCTGGCCGGCGGCGGCAACATGGGCTCCGCCCTCTTGAAGGGCATGCTCAACGCCGGGCTGGTGGAGACTGGCCAGGTAGTGGTGGCCGAAAAGCTGGCCCCTAGAGCCGAGCAGCTCCGCACCGAGCTGGGGGTGAGCACGGTGGGCTCGATCTCGGAGATGGGCTCGCTGGAGGTGTTCATCCTGGCGGTGAAGCCCGCGGACGTGCCCTCGGCGGCGGCCGACGCGGCCGGGTGCCTTTCGTCCGAGACCCTGGTGATCACCCTGGCCGCCGGGGTGAAGCGGGAGACCGTGGCTCAGGCGCTGCCCTCGGATCAGCCCCTGGTGCGGGCCATGCCCAACACCCCCGCCCTGATCGGCGCGGGCATCACCGCCATCTGCGGCGGGCCCGGCCTGGACCAGGCCCACCTGGAGACCGCCGAGCAGGTCTTCGGCGCGGTGGGTCCGGTGGTGGTGGTGGACGAAAAGCTCATGGACGCGGTCACCGCCGTGTCGGGCTCGGGGCCGGCCTACGTGTTTCTGATCATCGAGGCCCTGTCCGACGCGGGGGTGAACCAGGGGCTGGACCGGCAGACCGCCACCGCCCTGGCCGCCCACACCGTGGCCGGAGCGGCTCGCCTTTTGATCGAAGGCGGCCAGCATCCCGGCGAGCTCAAGGACATGGTGACCAGCCCCGGCGGCACCACCATCGCGGGCCTGGCCGAGCTGGAGCGGGGAGGGGTGCGCGCCGCGCTCTACAACGCGGTGGAAGCGGCCACCCTGCGGGGCAAGACCCTGGGCAAGAAATAAACTTATTCAGCACGCGCCGGTCTTTGGGGCCGGAAGGAGATAGGCAGTGGCAGACATCAAGGCTCAGTACCGCACGGTGATGGCCGATCATTTCCCGCCCGAGGTGAAGCTCACCGTGGGCGACACCGAGCTGGTCTACGCCAAGCGGGCCTGGAAGCTGGCCGACGACAAGGGCGAGCTGATCGAGAAGGGCCTGCGTTACGGGGAGAACCCGGGCCAGGAGGCCGCGCTCTACGAGCTGAAGTCCGGCCAACTTTCCGTGGGCGAGGTGGAGCTGATCGGCGCGGGCTCGGGCCTGGTCAGCGCCATCGACGAGGCCCAGATGCTGCAAGCGGGCAAGCACCCCGGCAAGACCAACCTCACCGACGTGGACGGGGCCCTGCACATACTGCGCTACCTGACCGGCAAGCCGGCCTGCGCCATCATGAAGCACAACAACCCCTCGGGCGCGGCGGTGGCTGATACCATTTCCGAGGCCTATGAGAAGGCCTTTTTGGCCGACCTCATCGCGGCCTTCGGTGGCGCGGCGGTCTTGAACCGGCCGGTGGACAAGACCACGGCCGAGATGATCAATGAGCTGTACCTGGAAGTGGTGGCCGCCCCTGACTACGAAGAGGGCGCCTTGGACATCCTGAAGAAGGCCAAGAACCTGCGCATCCTGGGTATGCCCCGCATCGCCCAGCTGGCCGAATGGCGCGACCGCCGCTTCCTGGACATCAAGTGCCTCATCGACGGCGGCATGGTCTTGCAGACCAGCTCCTTCAACCCCATCAAGGGGCCGGGCGACCTCCTGCCCGCCCAGTGCGAGCACAACGGCGAGATGGTGGAGCCCATCCGCCAGGCCACCCCGGCCGAGCTGGAGGACGTGGTCTTTGGATGGGCGGTGGAGCAGGGGGTGACCAGCAACAGCGTAATCTACGTTAAGGACGGCTGCACCGTGGGCATCGGCACCGGCGAGCAGGACCGGGTGGGCGTGGCCCGCATTGCGGCGCAAAAGGCCTACACCAAGTACGCCAACAAGCTCTGCTGGTTGCAGCACGGCCTGAAGTACGACGAGCTGGCCCTGGCCGTGGCCGAGGGGCGCGAGGACGCCGCCAAGATCAAGGCCATTGACGATGAGACCCAGCGCGACAAGGGCGGGCTGCCCGGCTCCATCATGATCTCCGACGCCTTCTTCCCCTTCCGCGACGGGGTGGACGTGGGCCTGGCCGAGGGGGTGAGCTGCATCGCCCATCCCGGCGGCAGCCTGCGCGACTGGGAGTCCATAGAGGCCTGCAACCAGGCCGACCCGCCGGTGGCCATGGTATTCACCGGACAACGGGCCTTCAAACACTAGGCAAGCCGAGAGGCGCGCATGGCACAGGACTGGCTACAGTTCAAGCACCTGCTGAACCCGGGCACTGTTTTGGGCATGGTGGCCCTGGCAGTATTCCTGTTCCTGTGCGCCTTTTTCGCCTCCCGCCTGCTCACCCAGATCCTCAAGCGCTCCAATTGGGTGATGGGCCACCTGGGCCGCCGGGTGGACCAGACCGTCATCGCCTTCACCCTGCGCCTGAAGTCGGTGGTGATCTACCTGGCCGCCATGGTGCTCTTCGCGGCCCTGGTGCCCCAGCTGCGGGGTCTGTTGGGCACGCTGGTGGCCGGCGCGGGCATCACCGCCATCATCGTGGGCTTCGCGGCCAAGTCCTCCCTGGCCAACGTCATCGCCGGGGTTTCCCTGGCCATCTACCGGCCTTTTCGCATCGGCGACAAGGTGACCATTGAGGACGAGTACGGCACGGTGGAGGACATCACCCTCCGCCACACCATCCTGCGCACCTGGGAAAACAAGCGGCTGATCCTGCCCAACGAGAAGATCGACTCAATGAGCCTGCTCAACCACTCCATCATCGATCCCAAGATTCTTCTGCGGGTGGAGTTCGGGGTGAGCTACGACACGGACATCGATCTGGCCCGGCGGCTGATCCTGGAAGAGGCGGCGCGCTGCCCTCAGCGCCTGGCCGACAGCCTGGCCCCGGAGGAGCCGGCGGTGCGGGTCATCTCCCACGGCGACTTTTCCATCGGCCTGCGTTTGTTGATGTGGACCGCGGACATCGCCGAGGCCTGGTCGGCCCGCTGGTGGCTGTTGGAGATGGTCAAGAAGCGCTTCGACGCCGAGGGGGTGGAGATTCCCTTCCCCTACCGCACCCTGGTCTACAAGAAAGAACTGCCCCCCGCCCGCCACGAGGGCGATGCGGCCGAGGGCCCAAGCCCCGGCCAGCCCCCCAAGCCCTGATTCTCTTTTATTTGGTTCCCATCGGGATATTGACCAGGGAGTCCTGGCCGGTGGCCTCGCGCACCGCGCGCCACAGCCCGCCCTGGAGGTCCACCCTGCGGCGGTGGTCCACCGCCAGGGGGATGGGCACGTGCACGAAGTGGTTGTTCCACATGGACACCAACATGCCGGTGCGGCCGCTCATGCCCGCGTGCACCGCATGGTGGCCCAGGAAGCCGCAGTAGACCCGGTCGTCGCTGCTGGCCGGCACCGAGCGGATCAGGTA
This region of Desulfarculaceae bacterium genomic DNA includes:
- the xerD gene encoding site-specific tyrosine recombinase XerD; this translates as MTSNPDAPIPALHQAVDRYLEHLAAERGMSPNTVQAYAEDLHDITGYLLAQDLNAWDKVEPLHLVGYLAQAAKKGLAPRTRARRLSALRGLVAYLQKRQELGADPLAGLSGPRLPGGLPYFLSREEVERLLAAPDPKTDLGARDRAMLELMYAAGLRVSEVLGIGVGDVQFQIGCLLVRGKGDKERLVPVHETALKVLTEYLEGARQRLLKGRRQEEIFLNNRGGRLSRMGVWKIVTKYYKLANVTGPVTPHTLRHTFATHLLEGGADLRSVQLMLGHADIGTTQVYTHVTTKRLVQVHHRFHPRG
- a CDS encoding IMP cyclohydrolase — encoded protein: MADIKAQYRTVMADHFPPEVKLTVGDTELVYAKRAWKLADDKGELIEKGLRYGENPGQEAALYELKSGQLSVGEVELIGAGSGLVSAIDEAQMLQAGKHPGKTNLTDVDGALHILRYLTGKPACAIMKHNNPSGAAVADTISEAYEKAFLADLIAAFGGAAVLNRPVDKTTAEMINELYLEVVAAPDYEEGALDILKKAKNLRILGMPRIAQLAEWRDRRFLDIKCLIDGGMVLQTSSFNPIKGPGDLLPAQCEHNGEMVEPIRQATPAELEDVVFGWAVEQGVTSNSVIYVKDGCTVGIGTGEQDRVGVARIAAQKAYTKYANKLCWLQHGLKYDELALAVAEGREDAAKIKAIDDETQRDKGGLPGSIMISDAFFPFRDGVDVGLAEGVSCIAHPGGSLRDWESIEACNQADPPVAMVFTGQRAFKH
- a CDS encoding CBS domain-containing protein, which gives rise to MLAAAKLYPEAMLVFPGAQERNLRNFFVESVSFLYNFVKIKQVPFERVGRLILVDNRQKDRIGELARLADEPEVEVIAYDHHPDSDNDVQADLQIVEMVGSTVTIMTKLLRKEGIALSEDEATILALGIYEDTGSFHFVSATPADFEAAAWLVSQGAMLNVISDLITRELSADEVGLLHDLIEAAETVNVGGISIVVSQVSRDTYVPEFAVLVHKFMDMENLDALFALARMEGRIYLVARSRLPEVDAGTIASAMGGGGHPSAASATLKDMTLVEAGERLKSLLLSSINPTILAKDLMTSPVITVPPETTLKEAEQVLTRYNVNVMPVSGGGEVRGIITRMTVEKAVFHGLGDLSVVEYMTPGVEVLSPNATLVEVEEAVVERRMRLVPVMDGPKLLGVITRTDLLNTLIENPLITERHEAPRPVRNKNIKSLMGERLPRRVMNILKEMGSVARDLEFKTYLVGGSVRDLFLRRENLDLDIVVEGDGIAFARRYGELHPGVKVRTHKKFNTANLTFESGLSMDVATARLEYYDSPAALPVVEMSSLKLDLYRRDFTINTLAVVLNPEGFGQLVDFFDGLRDIKEKAVRVLHNLSFVEDPTRVFRAVRFEQRFGFRIGKLTEGLIKNANKIQAFKRLSGRRLFGEFRQMLEEERAVDCLRRLRELKLLYVFNPELKILPKDEELLEDLEEALAWHRLSFLDQPVSQWLVYYLGLGDCLEADQRQALGRRLGFSPKQREEMEAELQRALQSLNLLQRKKPCASEIYFRLHPLAPEYQLFIMAKATRQWAKRAVSQYLTSLARVRPELGGDDLKAMGFRPGPLFKRILDRVQAARLDGEVLTKEQEVQLVHSEFSPEESTA
- a CDS encoding sigma-54 dependent transcriptional regulator — encoded protein: MQPVQRVALAAATDLAAFLGGEAAAPRPRVAQRARPLPPMESLAPEQRQALRQLASAVVELVLSLAGKRLALGEAETAVRREVHKRLMANPVLERAVAARMEAALPGLMNLERLAALAGEGMNAPALAALEPGEALVGSSPAFAKVLEDLALVAGTDFPVLITGESGTGKELMARRLHRLSPRREGPLVVVNCAALPPNLLESELFGHEKGAFTGAHEARPGYVRSAAGGTLFLDEIGEAPAEVQVRLLRVLESRAVTPVGGGRELPVDFRLVAATHRDLGAAAERGEFNQALLYRIQVVPLDLPPLRARQGDLDPLIDHFLAQACSLTGRRVSLSSEARELMKAYAWPGNVRELINLVQRLVVLCRGEEITSASLPPHLCGGQGDEARWLKALADVEGIAEARKAPLAGVLARWQGRELANQDLRSELGCSDSTAKNILAALAAAGLAQASGQRGGRRYCLEEPPGA
- a CDS encoding site-2 protease family protein; translation: MGGITDFLIKVAVLAPPILMALTVHEASHALVAWLRGDGTAKMRGRLSLNPLRHLDPAGTLVFFVTAWFGAGFGWAKPVPVDGRRLRDPRRDMIWISAAGPVSNILFAIVIAVVLYFLVSSGVFAGYATWKWFLAQMFLTGVTVNVILAFFNLIPLPPLDGSGILAGLLSPRAAMRYQELSRYGFVILLALIFLPRWLPGMPDLISILVLYPAHSVLNLLLPY
- a CDS encoding mechanosensitive ion channel family protein; the protein is MAQDWLQFKHLLNPGTVLGMVALAVFLFLCAFFASRLLTQILKRSNWVMGHLGRRVDQTVIAFTLRLKSVVIYLAAMVLFAALVPQLRGLLGTLVAGAGITAIIVGFAAKSSLANVIAGVSLAIYRPFRIGDKVTIEDEYGTVEDITLRHTILRTWENKRLILPNEKIDSMSLLNHSIIDPKILLRVEFGVSYDTDIDLARRLILEEAARCPQRLADSLAPEEPAVRVISHGDFSIGLRLLMWTADIAEAWSARWWLLEMVKKRFDAEGVEIPFPYRTLVYKKELPPARHEGDAAEGPSPGQPPKP
- the proC gene encoding pyrroline-5-carboxylate reductase, producing MALKGRIGLAGGGNMGSALLKGMLNAGLVETGQVVVAEKLAPRAEQLRTELGVSTVGSISEMGSLEVFILAVKPADVPSAAADAAGCLSSETLVITLAAGVKRETVAQALPSDQPLVRAMPNTPALIGAGITAICGGPGLDQAHLETAEQVFGAVGPVVVVDEKLMDAVTAVSGSGPAYVFLIIEALSDAGVNQGLDRQTATALAAHTVAGAARLLIEGGQHPGELKDMVTSPGGTTIAGLAELERGGVRAALYNAVEAATLRGKTLGKK
- a CDS encoding aminopeptidase P family protein, coding for MIKTRLAKLRAFLAQEGLDAVLVTLPANRRYLSGFAAEDGQWGESSGSLLISQNAALLLTDFRYELTARAQATYFETIIYQQGLPLLLGAVLPELGVKTLAYESEAMLDLWRRRIETKLDGVEMVPTEGLVAQWRVRKNSAEIEALAASLALMEKVLDGVLATDIVGKRERDLALAIARAVEDAGAQGVAFPPTVASGPNGAEPHAESGERIIERGDPVVFDVGARLNGYCSDISRTVVAGGLEAADERFKEIYAITLAAKNQATAEIMPGYTGNEADEIARQVIAEAGYGSRFGHSLGHGVGLATHEEPRVGPRADDILEESMVFTIEPGIYLPGYGGVRLEDMVLLTEDGCRRLGSLDRYYDLQP